The genomic window AATCGTTTGCGGCTGTTCAGTCATACTTACAATAATCCAACAGGAAGTGTCAACTGTTGACTGTTGAACGAACCAATTTCTTAATTCTTGTCTCGTTTTTAACGGAAGTACGTTTTTTAATTCCATCGTTTATCAGCCTCCTCTTTTTGTCTGAAATAGTGTGGTCTATCATCGTTCTTTCCTTTACGTTGTGAAAAGCTATGGACCTATTGCCCATAGCCTTCATACAGGTTCATTTAATTCTAAACGATTAATCGTTTGTATAGATACGCATGCGATGATCAACCCAATGAATGCTAGCGCTAATGGGATGTAAAAGATGTTAATTAAAGAGAATTGGGGTCCTAAAGAAGAACTTGTAACGATCACGATTAGAACCGCGGAAAGGATGGTAGCAGGCGTTGAAAAATGACGCATCCCAAAGTAAAGAGGAACGAGAGACGTACCAGCTGCTGCTACGTTAAAACCAATTAAACGTAGTAATTCTTGTAAAAGTTGTTCCTGAGTAACGTGTAAGTTGGCAGAAAAGCCAATGAACGCATTGAGTCCAGTAAAGCTCGCTACAATAAACAGCGTCGAAAGTGTCATCATTATGAAGGTTAAGCTAAAAATAAGAACAAGTTTGGCGGCTATTAGTTTCTTTCGGTTGATTGGGTACGAGAATAAAACGAGACTGGTTCGATGTTTAAATTCATCAATGACGATCTTAGTGATAAGAACGGATGCAAAGATAATAAATGTTCCTCTAATTAACACGCCGGTGAACATAAAAAATTCATCACTTGTTTGGAAAATAACGTCGTTTTCAAGTTTTTCAATAACAGTGAAGAAATAGAGCATGGCAAGAATACTTGCATTCGCAATGAGCGTTCCTTTTATATACCAACCGATTTTATGTTTTTTCAATTCAAGCTTTATTAAACGATACATTAACAATTCCTCCTTTATTGGTCATTTTTACGTAAACCGATTTTTTTAATAAAATACTCTTCTAATGTCGTTTGCTTTGTTTGGATAGAATGAATCTCGATGTCTTCTAGTATTAACGCTTTTGAAATTCGGGCATGAGAAACCTCTGTTGAAAAAATACGAATCGCTTGATTCTCAACGATTTTAAAGTTTGTTATGTTTAGTTGATCATGTAAGAGAACCGCTGCTTTTTTAGGAGAGCTTGTGACGAGCTCGATGTATTCGGTATTCTGTTGCTTTAATAAATCCATTGATGTTTCTTCTATTAATTTTCCGTCTTTAATCATACCGATCGTGTCCGCAATTTGTTCGATTTCACCAATGATATGACTTGAAATAAATAGGGTCATGCCATATTCTTTGTTCAGTTTTTTAAACAATCTTCTCATGGATTGAATCCCCTCAGGGTCAAGGCCGTTAATGGGTTCATCAAGGATGACGA from Shouchella hunanensis includes these protein-coding regions:
- a CDS encoding ABC transporter ATP-binding protein, giving the protein MDYIVQTRGLTKRYDGHAVVSDVSLTIKKGEIYGFLGPNGAGKSTIMKLLINAIKPTSGEIELFGSPIKEDSFRYLQRIGSMIEYPIFYEKLTARENLELHCAYMGYHDKQTISDVLEWVELSRDAHKRPHQFSLGMRQRLCVARSILTKPEFVILDEPINGLDPEGIQSMRRLFKKLNKEYGMTLFISSHIIGEIEQIADTIGMIKDGKLIEETSMDLLKQQNTEYIELVTSSPKKAAVLLHDQLNITNFKIVENQAIRIFSTEVSHARISKALILEDIEIHSIQTKQTTLEEYFIKKIGLRKNDQ
- a CDS encoding ABC transporter permease — encoded protein: MYRLIKLELKKHKIGWYIKGTLIANASILAMLYFFTVIEKLENDVIFQTSDEFFMFTGVLIRGTFIIFASVLITKIVIDEFKHRTSLVLFSYPINRKKLIAAKLVLIFSLTFIMMTLSTLFIVASFTGLNAFIGFSANLHVTQEQLLQELLRLIGFNVAAAGTSLVPLYFGMRHFSTPATILSAVLIVIVTSSSLGPQFSLINIFYIPLALAFIGLIIACVSIQTINRLELNEPV